In a single window of the Pongo abelii isolate AG06213 chromosome 1, NHGRI_mPonAbe1-v2.0_pri, whole genome shotgun sequence genome:
- the LOC129058092 gene encoding endogenous retrovirus group K member 19 Rec protein-like, with product MQMKVPLQKQKTHNRAPSTHQVSKMVISEEQIKLPSTKKAEPPTWAQLKKLTQLAEKSLENTRVTQTAENKLLAALMIVSIVSTGVSNGSGKTATNENGP from the exons ATGCAAATGAAAGTGCctctgcagaaacagaaaacccacaaTCGAGCACCATCAACTCACCAGGTGAGCAAAATGGTGATATCAGAAGAGCAGATAAAGTTGCCATCAACCAAGAAAGCGGAGCCGCCGACCTGGGCCCAGCTAAAGAAGCTGACACAGTTAGCTGAAAAAAGCCTGGAAAACACAAGGGTAACACAAACTGCAGAGAATAAGCTGCTTGCAGCTTTAATGATTGTATCAATAGTG TCTACAGGTGTATCCAACGGCTCCGGAAAGACAGCAACCAATGAGAACGGGCCATGA